One genomic window of Kaistia geumhonensis includes the following:
- the lpxD gene encoding UDP-3-O-(3-hydroxymyristoyl)glucosamine N-acyltransferase: MGDPVFFLPAASPTLAEIAALTGAKLAEGADPERRITGVAALDSAGTNDLTFIDSPRYLPLLAATRAAACLVTAKHLDAVPAGVVALESPRPHDGYVSVLRLLFPAAMRPQPVFGPGVSPGAHVHAEARLEEGVTVEPGAVIGPGAEIGRGTFVGPAAVIGAHVRIGRDCHIGAGASVTHALVGNRVILHPGVRIGQDGFGYQMGGQGHAKVPQIGRVVIQDDVEVGANTTIDRGANRDTVIGEGTKIDNLVQIGHNVAIGRHCVIVSQVGISGSATLGDFVVLGGQVGVNGHVTIGHGAQVAATASVKDDLAAGGRYGGAPARPIKEWYREELAIRRLAQRASARQKEDEGKEVS; the protein is encoded by the coding sequence ATGGGCGACCCCGTCTTCTTCCTGCCGGCGGCTTCGCCGACGCTGGCCGAGATCGCTGCCCTGACCGGAGCGAAGCTTGCAGAGGGCGCCGATCCCGAGCGGCGGATCACCGGCGTTGCGGCGCTCGATTCGGCCGGGACGAACGACCTCACCTTCATCGACAGCCCGCGCTACCTGCCGCTGCTCGCCGCGACGCGCGCGGCGGCATGCCTCGTGACGGCGAAGCATCTGGACGCGGTGCCCGCCGGCGTCGTCGCGCTGGAAAGCCCGCGTCCGCATGACGGCTATGTCAGCGTGCTGCGCCTGCTCTTTCCCGCGGCGATGCGGCCCCAGCCCGTGTTCGGACCGGGCGTTTCACCGGGCGCGCATGTCCATGCCGAGGCGCGGCTGGAGGAGGGCGTCACGGTCGAGCCCGGCGCGGTGATCGGACCCGGAGCCGAGATCGGCCGCGGGACGTTCGTCGGCCCCGCCGCGGTGATCGGCGCGCATGTCCGGATCGGCCGCGACTGCCATATCGGCGCCGGCGCCTCCGTGACGCATGCGCTGGTCGGCAATCGCGTGATCCTGCATCCCGGCGTGCGTATAGGGCAGGACGGCTTCGGCTACCAGATGGGCGGCCAGGGCCATGCGAAGGTGCCGCAGATCGGCCGCGTCGTGATCCAGGACGATGTCGAGGTCGGTGCCAACACGACCATCGATCGCGGCGCCAACCGCGACACGGTGATCGGCGAGGGCACGAAGATCGATAATCTCGTGCAGATCGGCCATAACGTTGCGATCGGTCGCCACTGCGTGATCGTCTCGCAGGTCGGTATCTCGGGCAGCGCGACGCTCGGCGACTTCGTCGTGCTCGGCGGCCAGGTCGGCGTCAACGGTCACGTCACCATCGGACACGGGGCGCAGGTCGCCGCGACGGCCAGCGTGAAGGACGATCTCGCCGCCGGGGGGCGCTATGGCGGAGCCCCGGCGCGTCCGATAAAGGAGTGGTACCGCGAGGAGCTGGCGATCCGCCGCCTCGCGCAGCGCGCCAGCGCGCGTCAGAAGGAAGACGAGGGGAAAGAGGTGTCATGA